From a single Miscanthus floridulus cultivar M001 chromosome 8, ASM1932011v1, whole genome shotgun sequence genomic region:
- the LOC136476338 gene encoding NEDD8-specific protease 1-like produces the protein MGSGSNSEGEERVLSYGDVVLIRSDLAILRGPCFINDRIIAFYFAHLSADLQDDDDLLLLPPSIPYLLSNLPDSAAVADPLRLASRRLVLLPVNDNPDASIAEGGSHWTLLILDKATSPSAPRFVHHDSLPGAPNLPVAARLADALRPLLSGSDSKRDTVPLIEGPTPRQTNGYDCGVYVMAIARALCAWWNNGQYHREGDWFQAVRRDVDAHSVKAMRADLLQLINTLIQEKAKANSPSKGDTDPGSLE, from the coding sequence ATGGGCTCTGGTTCCAACTCCGAGGGAGAGGAGCGGGTGCTGAGCTACGGTGACGTGGTGCTCATCCGCTCCGACCTTGCAATCCTTCGCGGGCCGTGCTTCATCAACGACCGCATCATCGCCTTCTACTTCGCACACCTCTCGGCCGACCTCCAGGACGACGACGACCTCCTCCTGCTCCCGCCCTCCATCCCCTACCTCCTCTCCAACCTCCCTGACTCGGCCGCTGTCGCTGACCCGCTCCGCCTTGCCTCCCGCCGCCTCGTGCTGCTCCCTGTCAACGACAACCCCGATGCCTCCATCGCCGAGGGCGGTTCCCACTGGACCCTCCTCATCCTTGACAAGGCCACTAGCCCCTCAGCGCCCCGCTTCGTCCACCATGACAGCCTCCCCGGCGCGCCCAACCTCCCCGTCGCTGCTCGCCTCGCCGACGCACTCCGCCCCCTGCTGTCAGGCAGCGATTCCAAGAGGGACACTGTTCCGCTCATCGAGGGGCCCACCCCGAGGCAGACCAATGGCTATGACTGCGGTGTCTATGTCATGGCCATCGCCAGGGCTCTGTGCGCCTGGTGGAACAATGGCCAGTATCACCGGGAAGGCGATTGGTTCCAGGCGGTGAGGAGGGACGTGGACGCCCACAGCGTCAAGGCCATGAGGGCAGACTTGCTGCAGCTAATCAACACTCTCATCCAAGAGAAGGCCAAGGCCAATTCCCCATCCAAGGGCGACACTGACCCAGGGTCATTAGAATGA